In Plantibacter sp. PA-3-X8, one DNA window encodes the following:
- the galU gene encoding UTP--glucose-1-phosphate uridylyltransferase GalU, whose protein sequence is MTTRVTKAVIPAAGLGTRFLPATKALPKEMLPVVDKPAIQYVVEEAVSAGLADVLMIIGRNKNALANHFDRVTELELNLAKKGDTQRLEKVNESSELADIHFLRQGDPKGLGHAVLRAKRHVGHEPFAVLLGDDLIDARDVLLERMLDEQDKRNATIIALMEVDPDSIHMYGAAAVEATDDPDVVRVTGLVEKPAKEDAPSNLAIIGRYVLKPEVFEILERTEPGKGGEIQLTDALQEMAADVEGTGGVYGVIFRGRRYDTGDRLDYIKAIVQLAVDREDLGPELRPWLKGFAGNLD, encoded by the coding sequence ATGACCACTCGTGTTACCAAAGCAGTCATCCCCGCAGCAGGTCTCGGCACCCGGTTCCTTCCGGCGACGAAGGCCCTGCCGAAGGAGATGCTCCCCGTCGTCGACAAGCCGGCCATCCAGTACGTCGTCGAGGAGGCCGTCAGCGCCGGGCTCGCCGATGTGCTCATGATCATCGGCCGCAACAAGAACGCCCTCGCCAACCACTTCGACCGCGTGACCGAGCTCGAGCTCAACCTCGCGAAGAAGGGCGACACCCAGCGCCTCGAGAAGGTCAACGAGTCGAGTGAGCTCGCCGACATCCACTTCCTGCGCCAGGGAGACCCGAAGGGCCTCGGCCACGCCGTCCTGCGGGCCAAGCGCCACGTCGGCCACGAGCCCTTCGCCGTGCTCCTCGGCGACGACCTCATCGACGCCCGCGACGTCCTCCTCGAGCGCATGCTCGACGAGCAGGACAAGCGCAACGCGACGATCATCGCTCTCATGGAGGTCGACCCCGATTCGATCCACATGTACGGTGCAGCAGCCGTCGAGGCCACCGACGACCCCGACGTCGTCCGGGTGACCGGGCTCGTCGAGAAGCCCGCGAAGGAGGACGCCCCGTCCAACCTCGCCATCATCGGCCGCTACGTACTGAAGCCCGAGGTGTTCGAGATCCTCGAGCGCACCGAGCCGGGCAAGGGTGGCGAGATCCAGCTGACCGACGCGCTCCAGGAGATGGCCGCCGACGTCGAAGGCACGGGCGGCGTCTACGGCGTCATCTTCCGCGGCCGTCGTTACGACACGGGCGACCGCCTCGACTACATCAAGGCGATCGTGCAGCTCGCCGTCGACCGCGAAGACCTCGGTCCCGAGCTGCGTCCGTGGCTCAAGGGCTTCGCCGGGAACCTGGACTGA
- the mscL gene encoding large conductance mechanosensitive channel protein MscL has translation MLKGFKEFILRGNVIDLAVAVVIGAAFTAIVNSLVENIFNPLLGALFRAESLNDAFNVSIPTVDGDPAVIHFGAFIGATIQFLLVAAVVYFVIVLPMNHFKRVTTKPTIADEAAAPSELSLLTEIRDVLKTGTSAPLPPARDDTTDGR, from the coding sequence ATGCTCAAAGGCTTCAAGGAGTTCATCCTCCGCGGCAACGTGATCGACCTGGCCGTGGCCGTCGTGATCGGGGCCGCGTTCACCGCCATCGTCAACTCGCTCGTCGAGAACATCTTCAACCCGCTGCTCGGGGCGCTCTTCCGCGCGGAGAGCCTGAACGACGCGTTCAACGTCTCCATCCCGACGGTCGATGGCGACCCTGCCGTCATCCACTTCGGCGCGTTCATCGGCGCGACCATCCAGTTCCTGTTGGTCGCCGCCGTGGTCTACTTCGTCATCGTGCTGCCGATGAACCACTTCAAGCGCGTCACCACGAAGCCGACGATCGCCGACGAGGCCGCAGCACCGAGTGAGCTGTCGCTCCTCACCGAGATCCGCGACGTCTTGAAGACGGGCACGAGCGCTCCGCTGCCGCCCGCACGCGACGACACGACCGACGGCCGCTAG
- a CDS encoding GNAT family N-acetyltransferase: protein MAQVVPVLSSGRVSIRPIKVRDARPLERELAENRAWLRRWEATSPYGPVPADSRAAIRSLQNHARSGAGLPFVIEVDGEFAGQLNVSGITYGSLASASIGYWVSQRFAGLGATPLATALATDHCFTALQLHRLEICIRPENAPSLRVVEKLGFRYEGLRRRFIHIDGDWRDHFCFGLVREEVPGGVLNRWLDGQVPKDACVIPEADRLAAASPFPSR from the coding sequence GTGGCGCAGGTCGTACCCGTTCTGAGCAGTGGGCGAGTGAGCATCCGGCCGATCAAGGTCCGTGACGCGAGGCCGCTCGAGCGCGAGCTCGCGGAGAACCGAGCCTGGTTGCGCCGCTGGGAGGCGACGAGCCCCTACGGCCCGGTCCCCGCCGACAGCCGTGCGGCGATCCGGTCGCTGCAGAACCACGCACGCTCGGGCGCAGGCCTCCCGTTCGTCATCGAGGTCGACGGGGAGTTCGCCGGCCAGCTCAACGTCTCCGGCATCACCTACGGATCGCTGGCCTCGGCGTCGATCGGCTACTGGGTCTCGCAGCGGTTCGCGGGTCTCGGTGCCACACCGCTCGCGACCGCCCTGGCCACCGACCACTGCTTCACCGCCCTGCAGCTCCATCGTCTGGAGATCTGCATCCGGCCCGAGAACGCTCCGAGCCTGCGGGTCGTCGAGAAGCTCGGGTTCCGGTACGAGGGACTGCGGCGCCGCTTCATCCACATCGACGGCGACTGGCGCGACCACTTCTGTTTCGGCCTCGTCCGCGAAGAAGTCCCAGGCGGCGTCCTGAACCGGTGGTTGGACGGCCAGGTCCCGAAGGACGCGTGCGTGATCCCCGAGGCCGACCGTCTCGCGGCCGCGTCGCCGTTCCCCTCTCGCTGA
- a CDS encoding 5-formyltetrahydrofolate cyclo-ligase, whose product MTSPAEHEKRALRAELRERRELLTSLEKERSTTGLTDNLRALVSRFGATSIACYLSSPSEPDTRPFLQWAQEAGIRILFPITRTDGLLDWTIGEEGIETVGFAGTPEVVGTTLGPIAINDVDLILVPAAAVDAHGMRMGWGRGYFDKTLGSMERCPPVYAVLYDTEILDEVPSEIHDEPVGGAVTPSRILDFDQVRPRR is encoded by the coding sequence ATGACGAGCCCCGCCGAACACGAGAAACGAGCGCTGCGCGCCGAGCTCCGTGAGCGGCGGGAGCTGCTCACCTCCCTGGAGAAGGAGCGGTCGACCACCGGCCTGACGGACAACCTCCGAGCCCTCGTCTCCCGCTTCGGCGCGACCTCCATCGCCTGCTACCTCTCCTCCCCGAGCGAGCCCGACACCCGTCCCTTCCTCCAGTGGGCGCAGGAGGCGGGCATCCGCATCCTGTTCCCCATCACCCGCACCGACGGGCTCCTCGACTGGACGATCGGCGAGGAAGGCATCGAGACGGTGGGCTTCGCCGGCACCCCCGAGGTCGTGGGTACCACCCTCGGTCCCATCGCGATCAACGACGTCGACCTCATCCTCGTCCCCGCGGCCGCCGTCGACGCCCACGGCATGCGCATGGGCTGGGGTCGCGGGTACTTCGACAAGACGCTCGGCTCGATGGAGCGCTGCCCGCCCGTCTACGCCGTGCTGTACGACACCGAGATCCTCGACGAGGTCCCGAGCGAGATCCACGACGAACCCGTCGGCGGTGCCGTGACCCCGAGCCGCATCCTCGACTTCGACCAGGTCAGACCGCGCCGCTGA
- a CDS encoding FmdB family zinc ribbon protein, protein MPTYAYRCTECGNAFDVQQSFTDDSLTECPACSGKLRKLFSAVGVTFNGSGFYRTDSRAGAGKGSSSIPASSKSSEGSSSSSSSDTKGGSSSSGGSSSSGSSATPASAGSATS, encoded by the coding sequence GTGCCCACCTACGCCTACCGCTGCACCGAGTGCGGCAACGCCTTCGACGTCCAGCAGTCCTTCACCGACGACTCCCTCACCGAGTGCCCGGCGTGCTCCGGCAAGCTGCGCAAGCTGTTCAGCGCGGTCGGTGTCACGTTCAACGGCTCCGGCTTCTACCGCACGGACTCCCGCGCCGGTGCCGGCAAGGGCTCGAGCTCCATCCCGGCCTCCTCGAAGTCCTCGGAGGGGTCGTCGAGCTCGTCCTCCTCGGACACCAAGGGCGGATCCTCCTCGTCGGGCGGCTCCTCCAGCTCCGGCTCCAGCGCCACACCGGCCTCCGCCGGGAGCGCCACGTCCTGA